The following nucleotide sequence is from Gordonia jinghuaiqii.
CGCGGCGTCGGCCAGATCGGACAGGTAGGCGCCGACCTCGGGCAGCCACATCACGGGCTCGTCCTCAACGGTCGAGGCCACGTCGTGCGCGGCGAGCTGCAGGATCAGGTTGCGATAGGCCAGCCGGAGGGCGACGACGGCCTTGGGGCCGGTGAGCTTCGCGCGGTACACGCGGTTGCCCTTCTCGACCTCACCCGGCTCGGCCACGGCGTCGACGGCGGCCAGCATCTGGCGGTCGACCTCGGCACGGTCGGGCAACTCGTCGGCCAGCAGCAGGCGCCAGCTCGCGGGTTCGGCGACGAGGTGGTCGGCGAGGGCGTCGGAGGAGCCGATGATCGCGAACAACCGGCCGCGGAACGACCGGTTGACACGCAGCGCCGAATCGATCTCGGACCATTCCTCGCCCACCTCACCGCGCAGCCGGATCAGCGTGCGCAGGGCGAGGTCTGCGTCCGGGGATCGCGACAACGCCCACAACACGTCGACGGACTCGGGCGTGTTCCAGCCCAGGTCGGCGAGGTTGCCCGGTGCCGCGTCGTCGAGAAGACCCAGTCGTCCCGCGCTGGGAACCGTACTGCGTCCCGTGCGTGCCGAGGGTCCCGATCGTGTTGTCACACCATCAAACTAGCCATCGAGCGGTCCGAGCACGACACCGCGGTACTCGACACCGCCCGGCAGGCGGCTACAGCGGCAGGTAGTTCTTCAGCTCGTAGGGCGTGACCAGGCTGCGATACCCGGACCATTCGGTCCATTTGTTGCGCAGGAAGTAGTCGAACACGTGCTCGCCGAGGGCCTCGGCGACGAGCTCGGAGTTCTCCATCTCCTTCAGCGCGTCGGCCAGGCTGCCCGGGAGTTCCTTGTACCCCATGGCCCGACGCTCGGCGGGCGTGAGCGCCCAGACGTCGTCCTCGGCCTCGTCGGGCAGTTCGTAGTCCTCGGCGATGCCCTTGAGGCCTGCGGCCAGCAGGACGGCGAACGTCAGGTACGGATTGCAGGCCGAGTCCGGGCTGCGGACCTCGACGCGCCGCGACGACGCCTTGTTCGGCGTGTACAGCGGGAGCCGGATCAGCGCGGAACGGTTCGCCCCGCCCCAGGTGGCCGCGGTCGGCGCCTCGCCGCCGTGGATGAGCCGCTTGTAGCTGTTGACCCACTGGTTGGTGACGGCACTGATCTCGGCGGCGTGGTGGAGGATGCCCGCGATGAACTTCTTGCCGGTGTTCGACAGCTGCATCGGGTCGTCGGGGTTGTGGAAGGCGTTGAAGTCACCTTCGAACAAGCTCATGTGCGTGTGCATCGCCGAGCCGGGGTGCTCGCTGAACGGCTTCGGCATGAACGTCGCCCAGACGCCCTCGTTGATCGCGACCTCCTTGATGAGGTAGCGGAAGGTCATGACGTTGTCCGCCATCGAGAGTGCATCGGCATAGCGCAGGTCGATCTCCTGCTGCCCGGGCGCGCCCTCGTGATGGGAGAACTCGACCGAGATGCCCATCGACTCCAGTGCCTCGATGGCGTGGCGACGGAAGTTCGGGGCGGCGTCGTGGACCGCCTGGTCGAAGTAGCCACCCGAATCGGCGGGGGTGGGGACGGAGCCGTCGAGGGGTGCGTCCTTGAGGAGGAAGAACTCGATCTCAGGGTGCACGTAGCAGCTGAAACCGAGGTCCGCGGCCTTGTTCAGCTGACGGCGCAGCACGTGGCGCGAGTCGGCCCAGCTGGGCGTGCCGTCGGGCATCGCGATGTCGCAGAACATGCGCGCCGAGTGCTGACGTCCGGCCGAGGTCGTCCACGGCAGGACCTGGAACGTGGAGGGGTCCGGCTTGGCGACGGTGTCGGCCTCGGACACCCGGGAGAAGCCCTCGATGGCCGAACCGTCGAAGCCGATCCCCTCGGCGAAGGCGCCCTCGAGCTCGGCCGGCGCGATCGCCACCGACTTGAGATAACCGAGCACATCGGTGAACCACAGCCGGACGAAGCGGATGTCGCGCTCTTCGAGGGTCCGCAGCACGAATTCCTTTTGGCGATCCATGGTCGCCGACCTTAGAAGTACCCTGTTAAATCTGTGTTACACGCAGGCGACCAACTCGCTGTACAGGGGTTTTACCGACCGCTTCTCACGTTATGAGATCCGCGATCGCCCTGTGGGACGCTTGACGAACAGCGATTACACCCCGGCAGAGCGCGCGGTGTACGGCCGGGGCCGGTCGTCCACAGACCCCCGATGTGACCAATTGCATAACAACCGCCGGTCACACGGCCGCGCTGTGATGAAACAATGGCCACTGTCCGTGTTCAACCCGGGTACCCGCCGCGCCGCTCCTGACGACTCCGGTCGTCACGGCCAGCCGGGACTCGAGGCAGAGAAGAGACAACGATGTCCGAATCCTCGGTGTATGGCGCGTCCACGCCCACTCCTGACACCTCCGACGCCCCCAAGCGACGCGTGACCCGCGTCCATCACCTGGCCCAGCGCAAGGCCGAAGGTGAGAAGTGGTCGATGCTCACCGCCTACGACTACTCCTCCGCACGCATCTTCGACGCCGCCGGAATCCCCGTGCTCCTCGTGGGTGATTCGGCGGCCAACGTCGTCCTCGGCTACGACACCACCATCCCGGTCACCGTCGACGAGATGATCCCGCTCATCCGCGCCGTCGTGCGCGGCGCACCCCACGCGCTGGTCGTCGCCGACATGCCGTTCGGCAGCTACGAGATCAGCCCGCAGCATGCCCTGGAGAATGCGTTCCGCATCTTCAAGGAGACCGGTGCGCACGCGGTGAAGCTCGAGGGCGGCGAGCGGGTGGCCCCGCAGATCGCGGCACTGACCGCCGCCGGGATTCCGGTCATGGCGCACATCGGGTTCACCCCGCAGAGCGTCAACGGACTCGGCGGATTCCGCGTGCAGGGTCGCGGCGACGGCGCCGACCAGCTCATCGCCGACGCCATCGCGGTACAGGAGGCCGGGGCCTTCTCGGTGGTGATGGAGATGGTGCCCGCCGACCTCGCCGGCCAGATCACCCGCAAGCTCACCATCCCGACGGTGGGCATCGGCGCGGGCAACGAGACCGACGCCCAGGTGCTCGTCTGGCAGGACATGGCCGGACTCACCCACGGCAAGACCGCGAAGTTCGTCAAGCGCTTCGCCGACGTCGGCTCCGAATTGCGCTCCGCCGCCGAACAGTACGCCGACGAAGTCCGCCGCGGAGTGTTCCCCGGCCCCGAGCACAGCTACTGATCCGTACCCCCTGACCGCGCTTCGGCGCCTACCCTGGCGTCCATGCGTGACTTCTACCCGGAGATCGAGCCCTACGAATCCGGCCATCTCGACGTGGGCGACGGACAGGAAATCTACTGGGAGACCTCGGGCAACCCCGACGGTAAGCCCGCGGTGTTCGTCCACGGCGGGCCCGGTGGCGGTACAGCACCCGCGCAGCGCCGGTTCTTCGATCCCGCGAAGTACCGGATCGTCCTGTTCGACCAGCGCGGTTGCGGACAGTCCCGCCCACACATCGCCGACGGCGCCGACCTGTCGGTCAACACCACACCCCACCTCATCGCCGACATGGAGCGCCTGCGAATCCATCTGGACATCGACCGCTGGCAGGTGTTCGGCGGCTCCTGGGGATCGACGCTGGGGCTCGCGTACGCGCAGGCACACCCCGATCGGGTCACCGAGCTCGTGCTGCGCGGCATCTTCCTGCTGCGTCGCAGCGAGATCGACTGGTACTACAACGGCGGTGCCGCCCACATCTACCCCGATGTCTGGGAGTCCTATCTCGAGCCGATCCCGGTCGAGGAACGCGACGGCGATCTCGTCGAGGTGTATCACCGCCTGCTGACGTCCACGGACCCGGCGGTGGCGCGTGCCGCCGCCCGGGCCTGGACGGGGTGGGAGCAGGCCACCAGCTACCTACTCCCCCGGCCCGAGGAGACTACGAACACCGAGGACGACACGCACCGTTACGATCTCGCGTTCGCATCGATCGAGAACCACTACTTCGTCAACCACGGGTTCCTCGACGACGGCCAGCTCCTCGCCGACATCGACTCGATTGCGCACATCCCGGGCGTGATCGTCCAGGGCCGCTACGACGTCGTGTGCCCCATGCGCAGCGCCTGGGATCTCCACCGCGCGTGGCCGGCGGCCGACCTGCACGTCGTCGCCGACGCGGGCCACGCGTCATACGAGCCGGGCATCCGGCACCATCTCATCGAGGCCACCGACCGCTTCTCCGGGTAGACCCCCGCCCCGCTACTAGACTCGACCGGTACGTCCCGACATCCAGGAGGAACAGGTGCCCGCATCCGAGCAGCTCGAGGTGGAGCTCAAGTTCGACGTGGACGCCGGTCATGTGGCCCCCGACCTACGCGCACTGCCCAGCGTCGTCTCGGCGACCACACCGCAGACGTTCGCGCTGGACGCCACCTACTACGACACCGAATACCTCGATCTCGCCGGCAACAAGATCACCCTGCGCCGACGCACCGGTGGCACCGACCAGGGTTGGCACCTCAAGCGCCCCACCGACATTCCCGGTGCGCGACGGGAACTGCAGGTCGGGTTCGACGAGGCGCCCGCCGACGGCGACATACCCGATGCCCTGCTCACGCCGATCCTCGCGCTGACCCGGGCGCGCACTCTCACCCCGGTCGCGGTGATCTCGACGACGAGGACCGTGACGCGACTCCTGGGCGCCGACGACGAACCTCTCGCCGAACTCGCCGAGGATCTCGTGACCGCACAGTCACTGCTGCCGGGCGGGCACTCGCAGCAGTGGGCCGAGTGGGAGTTCGAGCTCCTCCGCGGCGGCACCACCAAACTCCTCAAGGCCGCCGACAAGGCGCTGCGCGCCGGGGGCGCCCGGGAGGCGTCGAGCGCCTCGAAACTGGCCCGCGCGATCGGCGCGACACCCACGGTCCACGAGCCGCGGTTGTCCAAGCGCCCCACGGCACTCGAACTGGTCATCACCGACATCGCCCTGCACCGCAACGCGCTGATCGCCTACGACCCGCAGGTGCGCGTCGATGCCCCCGACGCCGTCCATCAGATGCGTGTGGCGTGCCGTCGGTTGCGGAGCGTGTTGTCGGGTTACCCCACCGTGCTCGACGCCGACCGCACCGCCCACATCGGGGCCGAACTCAAGTTGCTCGCCCAGATCCTCGGCGACGCACGTGATTCCGAGGTGCAGCTGGAGATCAGCGAGTCGTTGCTACGCGGCGAGAACGCATCCCCGGAACTGCTCGCCGAACTCGCGGGCACCGAGTCTGCCGCCCACGACCGCGCCGTGCGCGCCGCGCATGCGGCCATGTCGTCGAAGCGTTACTTCACACTCCTCGACACCATCGACGGCCTCATCGCCGCTCCCCCACCGGGCCCCGACGCAGAGCTCCCGGCCACCGCGGTCGTCGACCGGGCGATCGCCAAGAGCCGCAAGCACATCCGTAAGGCTCAGGACAAGCTTGCCGGCCTCGCGGAGGGCTCGGCGGAATGGGAAGAACAACTACACACCATCCGTAAGCGCGCGAAGCGGTTGCGCTACAGCATCGATTCGACCGAACCGCTCGGGAAGAAGAAGTACCGCGACGTCGGCGCCGTGGCCAAGAAGATCCAGTCGGCCCTCGGCGACTTCAACGACACCCGCATCAACCGCGCCCGCCTCGCCGAGGTTGTCGCCGCCGGAAAGCTCAGCGGCGCCGACATGTTCGTCCTCGGCCGCATCGACGCCCGCCTCGAAGCCGACGGACAGCGCGCCATCGCCGCCTACCGCAAGGTCGCCAAGGAGTTGTAGCCCGCCGGCCGGAACCCCACCGTGCGGGTAACCTCGTCGGCGTCGGTCAGCTCGACGACGATCCGGTCGCCGGCCCGCAGGTCACCTTCGCAGCGCGCGATCACCGGCGGGTCGGCGATGAAGATCTGTGCGGATTTACGTTCGGTGGCCGCCGACATCACCACCGCGTCGAATCGCTCGCCGACACGTCCGCCGAGGATGACCGCCTCGGCGAGATCGATGCCGGCGCGGTCGGCCGTGGCACCCAGGGTGTCGGCCGAGCGCAGGATCTTCGGAAGGGTGGGCAACGCCCGCATCACCCAGTCCGGAACCGTGTCTCCTGCGGTGAGTGCGAGACACACCTCGGTGGCGAACCGGTCACCGAGTCGACGCAGCGGTGCCGTCACGTGGGCGTAGTGCCCGGCTATCGCAGCGTGTCGCTTCTTGTCGTCCGGGATCGCCCGCGCCGCATCGGAACCGTCGAGCGCGAGGTAGTTGGCGCCGCGCATGAGTCCACCCGCGGCCGACTGCAGGGCCAGGGTGCTCGGCAGGCCTCCCGGTAGTCCGGCCAGGAACCGGCCGACCGGCTGATCCTCGGGCCACGCCACGCCCAGAGCCCTCGCGGCGGCGCGCAGGCCGTCGACCGCGTCGTCCTCGGCCGGCGGCAGCGTCCGGAGCAGACCGATTCCGGCGTCGGCCATGATCGTGCCCGCGCAGGTCCCCGCCAACAACGACACCTGCGAGTTCCACATCTCGGCCGGCGTGTGCGGTTCGAGGTGCAGGCGCCACCCGGCGTCGGTGAGCGACACCTGCTGATCGGGCAGATCGAGTTCGACGGCGCCGCGGTCCAGGGCAACCTCGTGGCGCAGCTCGCCGAACGCCGGGAGTGCCGCGATCGACGGATGCAACCGGCCGGCCGCGGCGTCGGCGGTGACTCCGGCATAGTCGAGGCGCGCGACGGACCGGATCCGCGAGCGCCGTACGGCCACATCGGTCACCGAGCCATCCCGCCCGACGCGGATCGTCCACAACACACAAGGCCGGACCTGTTCGGGCAGAAGAGATCCCGCGCCCTCCGACAATTCGCGCGGATGCAGCGGGACCGAACCGTCCGGAAAGTACACCGTCGACCCGCGGCGTCGGCTCTCCTGGTCGAGGGCACCCTCGGGGATGACGAGGGCCGCGACGTCGGCGATCGCATAGTCGACGACGAAGCCGTCCCCGTCGGACGTGATGTGCACGGCCTGATCGAGGTCTTTCGACGTCGGCGGATCGATCGTGACGAACGGGACGCCGGTGTGGTCCTCACGTGCGCCGGCGAGCCGGTCGACCGCGGCACGCGCCTCGGCCAGCGCGTCGTCGCCGTACTCCTCGTCCACCCCGAGTTGGTGGCGGATCCCGGCGAAGTCGATGTCGGGGGCGGAGAGAATGCGCTTCACCCCAGTGACATTAACCCGGTCGACATCAACCCGGAGGGCACAAACCCAGAGGGCACAAACCCAGAGGGCACAAACCCGGACGGCACAAACCCGGACGGCACAAACCCGGACGGCACCGGGGTGAAGGCGAACGAGTCGGCACGTAAGCCGGATCCTGTACCCGCGCCGGTCTGGACGACCGTCGCGGGTGGCGACCATCCATCTGGGCACACCGTCGCCGGGTACCTCGAGCGGCCCACCCGCGGGCTGGGGCGAGCAGCCCTCATGACGCCCGCGCACATGCACCGGCAGGTGCATGCTTCGGCCTTGCTCCGGGTGGGGTTTACCGAGCCGACGCGGTCACCCGCATCGCTGGTGCGCTCTTACCGCACCGTTTCACCCTTACCGGCCTGACGGCCGGCGGTCTGTTTTCTGTGGCACTGTCCCGCGGGTCGCCCCGGGTTGCCGTTAACAACCACCCTGCTCTGCGGAGTCCGGACTTTCCTCGGTGTGCGGCGTGACGGTGATCCGCCCGTTCCACCCACCGCGGCCGCCCGGCCGACTCGTTCGCGCACCCAGGATACGGCAGCCCGTCGGGGTGCCCGACATGCACTCGGCGCATCGTCGCCAAGAGAGGGGTGACAACCATCTGTAACGGTGTAATCATGTAATCAGTCCGTGCGTGATCAGACCACGAGGAGGCGGTCATGAGAAGCCCACACCAAGGTTCCCGCGGCCCGGGCGGGCGTCGCGGAGGATGGCAGCAGGCCGAACTGCCCGACGCCGGTGACGCCGGCGCCTGGTTCGCCGGGCGACTGCCCGACAAGTGGTTCACCGGCCCCGTCGACGTCACTGTCGACCGCGATGAGATCACCGTCATCGGCAGCCTCGACCCGCCGGACACCGACGACGACCCCGCCGCGGCGGCAGCGGCAGCCCAGGGCCGCGCCTCGCGCTTCCGCGAGGACACCCGCGGCGAACGCATGGCCATCGCCGACGAGGCACAGGCCCGCTACGCCCGCAAGGTCTCGTGGGGTGTCACCGTCGGTGACCAACGAATCCTGTTCACCCACTTGGCCGTTCCGGTGATGACCCGACTGCGCCAGCCCGAGCGACAGGTACTCGACACGCTCGTCGACGCCGGTGTCGCGCGCTCGCGCGCCGACGCCCTGGCCTGGTCGGTCAAACTCGTCGGTGCGCACACCGACGAGTGGCTGACCAAACTACGGTCGGCGATGGACGAGGTGGACAACCTGCGTGCCGAGGGCCCCGGACTGTAGCGGGATCTCCTCGCCGTCGCCCGGACATCCCAACCCGGACAATCGGTGTCACGTTCCCAGTACCGGGCGTCGAGTGCGGACAGCAGAGCGGTGATGCGACGGTACTCCGTCGCGGCAAGGCGCATCAGGGTGGCCCTGTCCAGGGTCGAGCGCCTCGGCCTGGTGGCGGCATCGGCGGCAGAAGTGGTTCCGGACATGGTTCTTCCTCAGGTTGCAATGTGTGGTGGAACGCCGACATCGTCGGCGAACATGTCCACGGCGCGATCGAGCAGCCGAGCCCAGCGGTTGCCGCCGGGGTCATTGGCCTGCTGCGCGTCGATGAGGCCGCCGATGATCGCGGTGTACAGATCGACGTCCTCCCTGCCCTCGACTCCGACCCTGGCGAGATGACCGGTGGTCGATTCGAGTGCGTTCACGGCCGGGGCGTAGGCCTCCGGACTGGGTACGAAACCCGGGATGGTGCGTTGATTCATGAACTGGTGGCGCGCCAGTTTCGACCGTCGTAAGGCCCGTGTCAAGGGCTGTCTCTGATCTACCGGGCCCAATGACCCCGGGTATGTCTTCTCAGTGCCAGTGCGCGGCGTCGTTCACGAGGCGCACCACCGAGCCACCGTCGTCGAAGTACTCCGCGATCGACACCGACGCGAGGTCGAGGTGGAGTGAGAACAGCAGTTCGGGGCCGACCCGCAATGCATCGCGCAGCATCAGTTTGATGGGCGTGACATGGGAGACGAGTACGACTGTTTGCCCTGAATATCGTTCCAGTAGATCGTTTTTGGTGTCTGCGATCCGCTCGGCGACCTGGGCGAAACTCTCGCCGCCCGGTGCGGGCACGGTGATGTCGGACAGCCACTCGCGGTGGATCTGCGGGTCGAGTTCGGACGCCTCGGTGAAGGTCAGTCCCTCCCACCGGCCGAAGTCGTTCTCGATCAGTCCGGGGTGCTCGACGACGTCGACCCCGGTGAGTGCCGCCACCTCGTCGGCGGTGGCGCGAGCACGACTCAGCGGTGAGGTCACGATCGCCCCGATGCCGTCCTCACGCGCGACGCGTTCGGCAGCGGCGCGGGCCTGACGCAGTCCCTCCGCGGTGAGGTCAGGGTTTCCCCGACCGGAGTAGCGGCGTTCCACCGACAGCGGGGTCTGCCCGTGACGGAGGAGGATGAACCGGGTGGGTGCCCCACGCTGCCCCTGCCACGACGGGGCCTTCTTCGCGGTCCGGCCCGACGTCACCCGTCAGATCCCGGATTCGACGGTGCGCACGAGGATCGCGCCACACTCCTCGCAGCGGAGAACCTCATCGGAGCTCGCCGCGGCGATCGACGCGATCGTGCCGCGGTCGAGTTCCATCCGGCACGCACCGCAGCGTCGGGCGCGGAGCAGTCCGGCGCCGATCCGGCCGTTGGCGCGCTGTTTGTCGTACACGGCCAGCAGTGGCGGGTCGATCTCCGCCACGAGCGAGTCGCGCCGTTCCCGAACGCGCGACAGATCCTCGTCGATGACCTGGAGCGACTTGTCACGACGCGCGCGGGCGTCGGCGATCTTCTCCTCGAGATGGGACATGGTCGCGGCGGCGCGGCTGCGTTCGGATTCGACGGCCTCCTGCTGTTCCATCAGCGTCAGCATCTCGTCCTCGAGCACCGAGCGCCGGCGCCCGAGCCCGGCGAGCTCGTGCTGCAACTCCGACAGCGCCTTGGGCGCGAGCCCGCCGCCGGCCAGCAACGCCGAATCCTTGGCCTCCCGGTTGGCCATTCCCGTCACCTCGGAATCGATGCGACGGTACTCACGTCCGAGATCCTCCGCCGCGATCTCGGCGCGCACCAGATCGTCGCGGGCGGCGTCGATCGCGGTCTCGTGTTCGGCGATCTCGGCGTCCT
It contains:
- the glnA gene encoding type I glutamate--ammonia ligase is translated as MDRQKEFVLRTLEERDIRFVRLWFTDVLGYLKSVAIAPAELEGAFAEGIGFDGSAIEGFSRVSEADTVAKPDPSTFQVLPWTTSAGRQHSARMFCDIAMPDGTPSWADSRHVLRRQLNKAADLGFSCYVHPEIEFFLLKDAPLDGSVPTPADSGGYFDQAVHDAAPNFRRHAIEALESMGISVEFSHHEGAPGQQEIDLRYADALSMADNVMTFRYLIKEVAINEGVWATFMPKPFSEHPGSAMHTHMSLFEGDFNAFHNPDDPMQLSNTGKKFIAGILHHAAEISAVTNQWVNSYKRLIHGGEAPTAATWGGANRSALIRLPLYTPNKASSRRVEVRSPDSACNPYLTFAVLLAAGLKGIAEDYELPDEAEDDVWALTPAERRAMGYKELPGSLADALKEMENSELVAEALGEHVFDYFLRNKWTEWSGYRSLVTPYELKNYLPL
- the panB gene encoding 3-methyl-2-oxobutanoate hydroxymethyltransferase, which codes for MSESSVYGASTPTPDTSDAPKRRVTRVHHLAQRKAEGEKWSMLTAYDYSSARIFDAAGIPVLLVGDSAANVVLGYDTTIPVTVDEMIPLIRAVVRGAPHALVVADMPFGSYEISPQHALENAFRIFKETGAHAVKLEGGERVAPQIAALTAAGIPVMAHIGFTPQSVNGLGGFRVQGRGDGADQLIADAIAVQEAGAFSVVMEMVPADLAGQITRKLTIPTVGIGAGNETDAQVLVWQDMAGLTHGKTAKFVKRFADVGSELRSAAEQYADEVRRGVFPGPEHSY
- the pip gene encoding prolyl aminopeptidase yields the protein MRDFYPEIEPYESGHLDVGDGQEIYWETSGNPDGKPAVFVHGGPGGGTAPAQRRFFDPAKYRIVLFDQRGCGQSRPHIADGADLSVNTTPHLIADMERLRIHLDIDRWQVFGGSWGSTLGLAYAQAHPDRVTELVLRGIFLLRRSEIDWYYNGGAAHIYPDVWESYLEPIPVEERDGDLVEVYHRLLTSTDPAVARAAARAWTGWEQATSYLLPRPEETTNTEDDTHRYDLAFASIENHYFVNHGFLDDGQLLADIDSIAHIPGVIVQGRYDVVCPMRSAWDLHRAWPAADLHVVADAGHASYEPGIRHHLIEATDRFSG
- a CDS encoding CYTH and CHAD domain-containing protein; translation: MPASEQLEVELKFDVDAGHVAPDLRALPSVVSATTPQTFALDATYYDTEYLDLAGNKITLRRRTGGTDQGWHLKRPTDIPGARRELQVGFDEAPADGDIPDALLTPILALTRARTLTPVAVISTTRTVTRLLGADDEPLAELAEDLVTAQSLLPGGHSQQWAEWEFELLRGGTTKLLKAADKALRAGGAREASSASKLARAIGATPTVHEPRLSKRPTALELVITDIALHRNALIAYDPQVRVDAPDAVHQMRVACRRLRSVLSGYPTVLDADRTAHIGAELKLLAQILGDARDSEVQLEISESLLRGENASPELLAELAGTESAAHDRAVRAAHAAMSSKRYFTLLDTIDGLIAAPPPGPDAELPATAVVDRAIAKSRKHIRKAQDKLAGLAEGSAEWEEQLHTIRKRAKRLRYSIDSTEPLGKKKYRDVGAVAKKIQSALGDFNDTRINRARLAEVVAAGKLSGADMFVLGRIDARLEADGQRAIAAYRKVAKEL
- a CDS encoding RNB domain-containing ribonuclease; the protein is MKRILSAPDIDFAGIRHQLGVDEEYGDDALAEARAAVDRLAGAREDHTGVPFVTIDPPTSKDLDQAVHITSDGDGFVVDYAIADVAALVIPEGALDQESRRRGSTVYFPDGSVPLHPRELSEGAGSLLPEQVRPCVLWTIRVGRDGSVTDVAVRRSRIRSVARLDYAGVTADAAAGRLHPSIAALPAFGELRHEVALDRGAVELDLPDQQVSLTDAGWRLHLEPHTPAEMWNSQVSLLAGTCAGTIMADAGIGLLRTLPPAEDDAVDGLRAAARALGVAWPEDQPVGRFLAGLPGGLPSTLALQSAAGGLMRGANYLALDGSDAARAIPDDKKRHAAIAGHYAHVTAPLRRLGDRFATEVCLALTAGDTVPDWVMRALPTLPKILRSADTLGATADRAGIDLAEAVILGGRVGERFDAVVMSAATERKSAQIFIADPPVIARCEGDLRAGDRIVVELTDADEVTRTVGFRPAGYNSLATLR
- a CDS encoding histidine phosphatase family protein; this translates as MTSGRTAKKAPSWQGQRGAPTRFILLRHGQTPLSVERRYSGRGNPDLTAEGLRQARAAAERVAREDGIGAIVTSPLSRARATADEVAALTGVDVVEHPGLIENDFGRWEGLTFTEASELDPQIHREWLSDITVPAPGGESFAQVAERIADTKNDLLERYSGQTVVLVSHVTPIKLMLRDALRVGPELLFSLHLDLASVSIAEYFDDGGSVVRLVNDAAHWH
- a CDS encoding zinc ribbon domain-containing protein, with product MKVDATVQRLLLDLADSDAEINRLEHRRKTLPEDAEIAEHETAIDAARDDLVRAEIAAEDLGREYRRIDSEVTGMANREAKDSALLAGGGLAPKALSELQHELAGLGRRRSVLEDEMLTLMEQQEAVESERSRAAATMSHLEEKIADARARRDKSLQVIDEDLSRVRERRDSLVAEIDPPLLAVYDKQRANGRIGAGLLRARRCGACRMELDRGTIASIAAASSDEVLRCEECGAILVRTVESGI